The Molothrus ater isolate BHLD 08-10-18 breed brown headed cowbird chromosome 9, BPBGC_Mater_1.1, whole genome shotgun sequence genome includes a region encoding these proteins:
- the GADD45A gene encoding growth arrest and DNA damage-inducible protein GADD45 alpha translates to MTLEELPGERRAAGRMEQAGDALEEVLSKALSQRSLTLGVYEAAKLLNVDPDNVVLCLLAAEEEEAGDAALQIHFTLLRAFCCENDINILRVSNPARLAELLLPAAGPDPPADLHCVLVTNPQASQWKDPALSQLMCFCRESRYLDQWEPVINLPER, encoded by the exons tctggaggagctgcccgGGGAGCGCCGCGCCGCCGGGAG GATGGAGCAGGCGGGGGACGCGCTCGAGGAGGTGCTGAGCAAGGCGCTGAGCCAGCGGAGCCTCACCCTCGGCGTCTACGAGGCGGCCAAGCTGCTGAACGT GGACCCCGATAACgtggtgctgtgcctgctggcggccgaggaggaggaggcgggggACGCGGCGCTGCAGATCCACTTCACGCTGCTGCGGGCCTTCTGCTGCGAGAACGACATCAACATCCTGCGCGTCAGCAACCCGGCGCGCCTGgccgagctgctgctgcccgccGCGGGCCCCGACCCGCCCGCCGACCTGCACTGCGTGCTCGTCACG AACCCGCAGGCGTCGCAGTGGAAGGACCCAGCGCTGAGTCAGCTGATGTGTTTCTGCCGGGAGAGCCGGTACCTGGACCAGTGGGAGCCGGTGATCAACCTCCCGGAGCGGTGA
- the GNG12 gene encoding guanine nucleotide-binding protein G(I)/G(S)/G(O) subunit gamma-12, which produces MSGKTATTSNNIAQARRTVQQLRIEASIERIKVSKASADLMLYCEEHAKKDPLLMGIPASENPFKDKKTCILL; this is translated from the exons ATGTCAGGCAAAACAGCCACCACAAGCAACAACATCGCCCAGGCCCGCAGGACCGTGCAGCAGCTCCGGATAGAGGCCTCCATAGAGAGGATAAAG gtgtccaagGCCTCGGCTGACCTGATGCTGTACTGTGAGGAGCACGCCAAGAAGGATCCCCTGCTGATGGGCATCCCAGCCTCTGAGAACCCCTTCAAGGACAAGAAAACCTGCATTTTGTTAtag